The genomic interval AAGTTTTGCTAATTGAGCTTTTTTGCTCAACCCAAAACCAATTGCTATTGGCAACGAACTGACAGTGCGTATTTTGTTTAAAAAATCCAGGGTAGAGTTATCAATATAATCAGACTTTTGTGCTCCGGTAACACCGGTAACAGAGACGCAATATATAAAACCGCTACTATTTGATGCAATAGCTTTAAGCCTCTCTACAGGTGATGTTGGCGCAGCCAAAAGAATCAAATCAACACCCTTCTTATCAAAATCTGGTTTTACAAAATCAATTTCATCAAAAGGTAAATCAGGAATAATAACCCCATCTACTCCCGATTCTACTGCATAGTCTAAAAAATTTTCAACACCGAACGATAGAATTGGATTAATATACGACATTAAAACTATTCCAACCTCGCTGCTTTCCCTGATTTTTTTGACAAATGAAAATATCATTTTTAAATCTGTATTATGCTGTAATGATTTAAATGAAGAATGTTGAATGGTTGGACCATCGGCCAAAGGGTCGCTAAAAGGCACACCAATTTCTAAAATATGTACATTGTTTTCAGAAAGCATCTTTGCAAGTGGAACAGTAATGTTTTTAAAAGGATATTCCGGAGTGATATAAGCAATATTTACTTTTTCTCCAGTTGTTTTCTGACGTTTGAAAATTGAAGGGATTCTGCTCATTTTCGGTCTCCCTTTTTCTTGGATAAATATTTTCTTACTGATTCCAAATCTTTGTCACCTCTTCCACTTAGATTGATCACAATATTTTCAGACTTACTAAATTCTTTGATGTTGTCAATTAAGTAAGCAATGGCATGAGATGATTCTAAAGCTGGGATTATCCCCTCTTTCTCAGATAACATTTTCAAAGCGCGTATTGCAGATTCATCATTGGCAGTTTTATATTCCACACGTCTTATTTCGTTCAAATAGCTGTGCTCAGGACCAACACCCGGATAATCAAGCCCTGCGGAAATTGAATGTGTCGGTTTAATCTGTCCTTCCGGAGTTTGCAACAAATCCATTTTTGATCCGTGCAAAACACCTAACCTCCCTTTTGTGATCGATGCAGCGTGCTGATTTGAATCTACACCTTCACCGGCTGCTTCAACACCAATTAATCTTACCGAATTGTCTTCAATAAAAGGATAAAACACGCCCATCGCATTACTGCCGCCACCGACACAGGCAATAATTGCTTCAGGTAATTTTGAAAAACGTGCTAAAGACTGTTGCTTTAATTCATCTCCAATAATGCGTTGAAAATCTCTAACAATCATCGGATAAGGATGTGGCCCAACAACACTGCCAATTATATAATGAGTATCCCGGATATTGCTGACCCAGTCACGGATCGCTTCATTTGTTGCATCTTTTAAGGTTTGAGTCCCTGAGGTAACAGACCTCACTTCCGCTCCTAACAACTCCATTCGGAACACATTTGGTTTCTGGCGTTCAATATCTTCAGCACCCATGTAAACAACACATTCAAACCCAAAACGGGCAGCCACGGTTGCAGTAGCCACACCATGCTGACCAGCACCTGTCTCCGCAATAATTCTTTTTTTGCCCATGTGCCGGGCAAGTAAAATTTGACCAAGGGCATTATTAATTTTATGTGCACCGGTGTGGTTTAAGTCTTCCCGCTTTAAATAAATCTTTGGGCCGCCTAAATAATCTGATAAGTTTTCTGCAAAGTATAAAGGAGTAGGCCTGCCAACCCAATTTGCCAAAAACTCTGCAAAAGTATCTTTAAAATCTTTTGTTGGGGTGATTAATTTATAGGCTTTTTCAAGTTCTATTAAAGCAGGCATAATAGTCTCGGGGACAAAACGTCCTCCAAATTGACCAAAATAGCCTTTTTCGTTGGGTTGTAAATTATAATAATTCATACTTTGCTGATTCAATAAATTCCCTGACTAATGAATGGTCTTTAATTCCCGGAGATTTCTCGACACCACTACTAACATCCAGCGCAGCCGCATTAGTTATTTTAATTGCTTCCAGAATATTGGCTGGTTTTAATCCGCCAGCTAAAATAAACCTTAGACCACCTGTTATTTTAGTTAATTCTTTCCATGGTAATGTTTGCCCGGTTCCACCACGGTTTTCTGTATCACCACTGTCAATAAGCAATGTATAATTTTTCCAAACCTTAACTTCCTCATGAAGTTGAGCGCTGAAATTTAATGCTTTAATCACAGGACGGTTTATTAAACTTGCAAAACTAATATCTTCATCTCCATGCAGTTGAACATGAGTTAAGCCACATAAAGCGGAATAACTATTAATTTCATCTGCAGAACTGTTGACAAAAACGCCAACTTTGCTAATAAATGGATTTAGTTCTGAGGTGATATTCTTTACGATTTCGGGTGCAATATAGCGTTTACTTTTTTTATAAAAGATAAAACCCAAAGCATCTGCACCGCTTTCTTGTGCAAAAAGCGCGTCTGTAAGATTTGTTATCCCGCAAATTTTAATTCGCATCATATTGAAAATAACTCGCGATATTTTTGAGAGATGCTTTCTGAGGTCATAAACGCTTCACCAATTAGAACCGCATTAAAACCGGCAGCCTCTATTTTTTTTATATCATCTGCAGTATGGATCCCACTTTCAGCAACTTTTATTATTTTACTGGGAATTGAAGAGCAAAGCTTTAATGCATTATTCAAATCCACTTTAAAGGTATTTAAATCGCGGCTGTTTATTCCGATAATATCTGCTCCAATATCAAGAGCAGTCTTTACTTCATTTTCAGTATGTGCCTCAACAAGAACCTCCATTCCCAAAGATGTTGCAAGGCGATATAAGCTTTGTAGTTTCTCTTTTGAAAGCATAGCCACAATTAAGAGAATAATATCAGCACCGATATTAAAAGACTCATAGACCTGTTTTTCA from Calditrichota bacterium carries:
- the trpC gene encoding indole-3-glycerol phosphate synthase TrpC; protein product: MHDKLKEIFKVKLEEIEQIRLDGSDKRQFPLVSFKDQIASLKKLALIAEIKKASPSKGIIRKDFNIDEIIDSYSSMPANAVSILTDEKFFQGSKTYLSRFKTLSKLPALRKDFIIDEKQVYESFNIGADIILLIVAMLSKEKLQSLYRLATSLGMEVLVEAHTENEVKTALDIGADIIGINSRDLNTFKVDLNNALKLCSSIPSKIIKVAESGIHTADDIKKIEAAGFNAVLIGEAFMTSESISQKYRELFSI
- a CDS encoding phosphoribosylanthranilate isomerase; the encoded protein is MMRIKICGITNLTDALFAQESGADALGFIFYKKSKRYIAPEIVKNITSELNPFISKVGVFVNSSADEINSYSALCGLTHVQLHGDEDISFASLINRPVIKALNFSAQLHEEVKVWKNYTLLIDSGDTENRGGTGQTLPWKELTKITGGLRFILAGGLKPANILEAIKITNAAALDVSSGVEKSPGIKDHSLVREFIESAKYELL
- a CDS encoding tryptophan synthase subunit alpha, which codes for MSRIPSIFKRQKTTGEKVNIAYITPEYPFKNITVPLAKMLSENNVHILEIGVPFSDPLADGPTIQHSSFKSLQHNTDLKMIFSFVKKIRESSEVGIVLMSYINPILSFGVENFLDYAVESGVDGVIIPDLPFDEIDFVKPDFDKKGVDLILLAAPTSPVERLKAIASNSSGFIYCVSVTGVTGAQKSDYIDNSTLDFLNKIRTVSSLPIAIGFGLSKKAQLAKLFEHTDGFIIGSALINSMEQADNVDNAVMMAKCFINNVFK
- the trpB gene encoding tryptophan synthase subunit beta encodes the protein MNYYNLQPNEKGYFGQFGGRFVPETIMPALIELEKAYKLITPTKDFKDTFAEFLANWVGRPTPLYFAENLSDYLGGPKIYLKREDLNHTGAHKINNALGQILLARHMGKKRIIAETGAGQHGVATATVAARFGFECVVYMGAEDIERQKPNVFRMELLGAEVRSVTSGTQTLKDATNEAIRDWVSNIRDTHYIIGSVVGPHPYPMIVRDFQRIIGDELKQQSLARFSKLPEAIIACVGGGSNAMGVFYPFIEDNSVRLIGVEAAGEGVDSNQHAASITKGRLGVLHGSKMDLLQTPEGQIKPTHSISAGLDYPGVGPEHSYLNEIRRVEYKTANDESAIRALKMLSEKEGIIPALESSHAIAYLIDNIKEFSKSENIVINLSGRGDKDLESVRKYLSKKKGDRK